In a single window of the Pontibacter russatus genome:
- the hslU gene encoding ATP-dependent protease ATPase subunit HslU: MLDNIEHLTPAQIVAELDKYIIGQHDAKRNVAIALRNRWRRMNAAESIRSEIVPNNILMIGATGVGKTEIARRLAKIADAPFTKVEASKFTEVGYVGRDVESMVRDLVEQSVNMVKQKKKEEVKARAAELVEDVILDALIPPIQGRTSTPVSYTSDPSKMPDSDYELNERTREKFREKIRNGELEDRKIEIRVQQSAMPGVGTLAPGMDEASMMNIQEMISGMMPKKTKKRKVTIAEARKILLEEEAAKLIDMDEVKEEAIFKAENSGVIFIDEIDKVASSSKKGGSGPDVSREGVQRDLLPIVEGSSVNTKYGIINTDHILFIAAGAFHVAKPSDLIPELQGRFPIRVELSSLTKDDFYQILKFPKNALTKQYEALLSAEDVELTFNDEALDEIASIAFEVNSEVENIGARRLHTVMSRLLNDFLFDVPDKISANAHIVITRETVQEKLAGMVKNRDLSQYIL, from the coding sequence ATGTTAGACAATATAGAACACTTGACCCCGGCCCAGATTGTGGCGGAGCTGGATAAATACATCATCGGGCAGCACGACGCCAAGCGCAACGTAGCCATCGCGCTGCGCAACCGCTGGCGCCGGATGAATGCCGCAGAGAGTATCCGAAGCGAGATAGTACCGAACAACATCCTGATGATAGGGGCGACTGGCGTGGGTAAAACAGAGATTGCCCGTCGCCTGGCCAAAATCGCCGATGCGCCCTTCACCAAGGTAGAGGCCTCTAAATTTACCGAGGTGGGCTACGTGGGCCGCGACGTGGAGAGCATGGTGCGCGACCTGGTGGAGCAGTCGGTGAACATGGTGAAGCAGAAGAAGAAGGAGGAAGTGAAGGCGCGGGCCGCTGAACTGGTGGAGGACGTGATTCTGGATGCGCTGATACCGCCGATCCAGGGCAGAACCAGCACGCCTGTCTCCTACACCTCAGACCCCAGCAAGATGCCGGACTCGGACTATGAACTGAACGAGCGCACCCGCGAGAAATTCAGGGAGAAAATCCGCAACGGCGAACTGGAAGACCGCAAGATTGAAATACGGGTGCAGCAGAGCGCCATGCCGGGTGTAGGCACGCTGGCGCCGGGCATGGACGAGGCCTCGATGATGAACATCCAGGAGATGATCAGCGGGATGATGCCCAAGAAAACCAAGAAGCGCAAAGTCACGATTGCCGAAGCCCGTAAGATTCTGCTGGAGGAGGAGGCTGCCAAACTCATCGATATGGACGAGGTGAAGGAAGAAGCTATCTTTAAGGCCGAGAACTCAGGCGTGATATTTATAGACGAGATCGACAAGGTTGCCAGTTCCAGCAAGAAAGGTGGCAGCGGGCCCGATGTAAGCCGCGAGGGGGTGCAGCGCGACCTGCTCCCGATTGTGGAAGGCTCGTCGGTGAACACCAAGTACGGCATCATCAACACCGACCATATCCTGTTCATTGCCGCCGGGGCGTTCCACGTGGCCAAGCCATCCGATCTGATCCCGGAGTTGCAGGGCCGCTTCCCGATTCGTGTGGAACTGAGCAGCCTGACAAAGGACGACTTCTACCAGATCCTGAAGTTCCCGAAGAATGCCCTGACGAAACAGTACGAGGCGCTGCTGTCGGCGGAAGATGTGGAACTGACCTTCAACGACGAGGCCCTGGACGAAATCGCCTCCATCGCCTTTGAGGTTAACTCGGAGGTGGAAAACATCGGAGCCCGCCGCCTGCACACGGTCATGAGCCGCCTGCTGAACGACTTCCTGTTTGACGTGCCGGATAAGATCAGCGCCAACGCCCACATCGTCATCACGCGCGAAACAGTGCAGGAAAAACTTGCTGGCATGGTGAAGAACCGCGACCTGAGCCAGTACATATTGTAG
- a CDS encoding PVC-type heme-binding CxxCH protein, which produces MKRKIQTGAFLMSVLALASCSDTKQVAIQEPTQTTAERDSLYSQLSDEQKRLPENALLGLEAAEGLKVELFASEPMIGNPTNIDVDAKGRVWMAEAFNYRPELNPGNPQREEGDRILILEDLNADGKADTAKVFYQGTDINAALGVAVLGNKVIVSSSPNVFMFTDTNGDDVADKKEVLYSGLGGEQHDHAIHSFTFGPDGKLYFNFGNEGQQIMDAKGKPIVDMDGKVVNNSGKPYRQGMIFRVNPDGTEFEVLAHNFRNNYEAAVDSYGTLWQSDNDDDGNQGVRINYVMEFGNYGYTDEMTGAGWRSRRTNMEKEIPLQHWHLNDPGVVPNLLQTGAGSPTGMVIYEGTLLPEVYHNQMIHTDAGPNTVRSYPVTKDGAGYKAEMVPLVEGVRDQWFRPSDLSVAPDGSIFVSDWYDPGVGGHQMADMNRGRIYRIAPPGTPYKTPELDLSSPKSAVEALQNPNLATRYLAWTKLHEWGAKAEPALQKLWKSENERMRARALWLLAKIDGKSDAYIQQALKDENPDIRITGLRIARQEADNIIPYVKQVVNDQSPQVRREAAIALRHNKSPEAPALWAQLAQQYDGRDRWYLEALGIGADEQWDKFLTAYQEKAGNDLTGKASQDIVWRSRTGLALPYLAKYITDASTSSADRAKFFRAFDFIDDPAKNETLLALLDYQGPHKSEVSQLALNHISPESLARSPKAKAALDRTLAELKGTREFVDLVSRYKLNNQNKALLQLALAHPDSSLGVEATRLLLRSGANDLLKKTINSDNEEEATAMLAALSRVGSNESMDLIQSVMMDKKGDMTTRKAAVKALGTGWSGEERLMFVVRDGKLPEELEPTAAVTLAGAMRTGIRDEALKYLDVASTTTTGKPLPPISELTKRSGSVVNGKKVFLQTCGVCHQVGKEGSSFGPALTQIGSKLTKDALYVSILHPDAGISFGYEGYIIKLKDGTETAGIIASETEDELELVSPGGMKSRYDKSQIASRTQMENSIMPANLQQAMSEQDLVDLVEYLYSLKKQEGEATAAGK; this is translated from the coding sequence ATGAAAAGAAAAATACAAACAGGGGCCTTCCTGATGAGCGTGCTGGCGCTTGCCTCGTGCAGCGACACGAAGCAGGTGGCCATACAGGAGCCAACGCAGACCACAGCCGAACGGGACTCGCTCTACAGCCAGTTGTCGGATGAGCAAAAAAGGCTGCCGGAGAACGCCCTGCTGGGCCTGGAGGCCGCCGAGGGGCTTAAGGTGGAGCTTTTCGCCTCCGAGCCCATGATAGGCAACCCCACCAACATCGACGTGGATGCCAAAGGCCGCGTGTGGATGGCGGAGGCTTTCAACTACCGTCCCGAGCTCAACCCGGGCAATCCCCAGCGCGAGGAAGGGGACCGCATCCTGATTCTGGAGGACCTGAATGCGGACGGCAAAGCCGATACAGCCAAGGTGTTTTACCAGGGCACCGACATCAATGCCGCCCTCGGGGTGGCAGTACTGGGCAACAAGGTCATCGTGTCCAGCAGCCCGAACGTGTTTATGTTCACCGATACAAACGGAGACGACGTGGCGGACAAGAAAGAGGTGCTTTACTCCGGCCTGGGCGGTGAGCAGCACGACCACGCCATCCACTCCTTCACCTTCGGCCCGGACGGCAAGCTGTACTTCAACTTCGGCAACGAGGGGCAGCAGATAATGGACGCCAAAGGCAAACCTATTGTTGATATGGACGGCAAGGTGGTAAACAACAGCGGAAAGCCCTACCGCCAGGGGATGATTTTCCGGGTGAACCCCGACGGAACTGAGTTTGAGGTGCTGGCCCACAACTTCCGCAACAACTACGAGGCCGCCGTGGACTCCTACGGCACGCTGTGGCAGTCCGACAACGACGACGACGGAAACCAGGGTGTGCGCATCAACTACGTGATGGAGTTCGGCAATTACGGCTACACCGACGAGATGACCGGCGCCGGGTGGCGCTCCCGTCGCACCAACATGGAAAAAGAGATACCACTGCAGCACTGGCACCTGAACGACCCCGGCGTTGTGCCGAACCTGCTGCAGACAGGCGCAGGCTCGCCAACGGGCATGGTCATATATGAGGGCACGCTGTTGCCGGAGGTATACCACAACCAGATGATTCACACCGACGCGGGTCCGAACACTGTGCGGTCCTACCCTGTGACAAAAGACGGTGCCGGGTATAAGGCTGAGATGGTGCCGCTGGTGGAGGGCGTGCGCGACCAGTGGTTCCGCCCCTCGGACCTGAGCGTGGCCCCGGACGGTTCTATTTTTGTGTCAGACTGGTACGACCCGGGTGTGGGCGGACACCAGATGGCGGACATGAACAGGGGCCGCATCTACAGGATAGCCCCTCCCGGAACCCCTTATAAAACACCGGAGCTGGACCTCTCCTCGCCGAAGAGTGCGGTGGAGGCGCTGCAGAACCCGAACCTTGCCACGCGCTACCTGGCCTGGACCAAACTGCATGAGTGGGGCGCGAAGGCAGAGCCCGCGCTGCAGAAGCTGTGGAAGTCGGAAAACGAGCGGATGCGGGCACGGGCGCTGTGGCTGCTGGCGAAAATCGACGGCAAAAGCGATGCCTATATACAGCAGGCGCTGAAGGACGAGAACCCGGACATCCGCATCACGGGCCTTCGCATTGCCCGCCAGGAGGCAGACAACATCATCCCCTACGTGAAGCAGGTGGTGAACGACCAAAGCCCGCAGGTGCGCCGCGAGGCCGCCATTGCACTCCGCCACAACAAGTCGCCGGAGGCACCGGCGCTGTGGGCGCAGCTGGCGCAGCAGTACGACGGCAGGGACCGCTGGTACCTGGAGGCCCTGGGCATCGGGGCCGACGAGCAGTGGGACAAATTCTTGACGGCATATCAGGAGAAGGCAGGAAACGACCTGACAGGCAAAGCGAGCCAGGATATTGTGTGGCGCTCCAGAACCGGCCTTGCGCTGCCCTATCTTGCCAAGTATATCACGGACGCCAGTACCTCGTCGGCGGACAGGGCGAAGTTTTTCAGGGCCTTTGACTTTATAGACGACCCAGCCAAGAACGAAACGCTGCTGGCGCTGCTGGATTACCAGGGCCCGCACAAATCGGAGGTGTCGCAGCTTGCCCTGAACCATATAAGCCCCGAGAGCCTGGCCAGGTCGCCGAAGGCAAAGGCAGCCCTGGACAGGACGCTGGCGGAACTGAAGGGGACGCGGGAATTCGTGGACCTGGTGAGCCGCTACAAACTCAACAACCAGAATAAGGCCCTCCTGCAGCTGGCGCTCGCCCACCCCGACAGCAGCCTGGGCGTGGAGGCCACGCGGCTGCTGCTGAGGTCCGGAGCCAATGACCTGCTGAAGAAAACCATCAACAGCGACAACGAGGAAGAGGCAACGGCCATGCTGGCGGCGCTGAGCCGCGTGGGCAGCAACGAGTCCATGGACCTGATTCAGTCTGTGATGATGGACAAGAAGGGAGACATGACCACGCGGAAAGCGGCCGTAAAGGCGCTCGGCACAGGCTGGAGCGGGGAAGAGCGCCTGATGTTCGTGGTGCGGGACGGGAAGCTTCCGGAGGAACTGGAGCCGACAGCGGCGGTGACGCTTGCCGGGGCCATGCGCACCGGCATACGCGATGAGGCCCTGAAGTACCTGGACGTGGCCAGCACCACCACGACAGGCAAGCCGCTGCCGCCTATCAGCGAATTGACGAAGCGCTCGGGCTCCGTGGTGAACGGCAAAAAGGTGTTTCTGCAAACCTGCGGCGTGTGCCATCAGGTAGGGAAGGAAGGCTCCAGCTTCGGGCCCGCCCTCACCCAGATCGGAAGCAAGCTCACCAAAGACGCGCTGTACGTGTCCATCCTCCACCCGGACGCGGGCATCAGCTTTGGGTATGAGGGATACATCATCAAGCTGAAGGACGGAACGGAGACGGCCGGCATCATTGCCAGCGAGACGGAGGACGAGCTGGAACTGGTGAGCCCCGGCGGCATGAAGAGCCGCTACGACAAATCCCAGATAGCCTCCAGAACACAAATGGAAAACTCCATCATGCCGGCCAACCTGCAGCAGGCGATGTCGGAGCAGGACCTGGTGGATCTGGTGGAGTACCTGTATTCCCTTAAGAAGCAGGAAGGGGAGGCCACCGCGGCTGGCAAATAG